Proteins co-encoded in one Streptomyces sp. JH34 genomic window:
- a CDS encoding alcohol dehydrogenase catalytic domain-containing protein: protein MRALTYQGKRDVRVETVPDPKIQDPTDIIVKITSTGICGSDLHLYEVLGPYLDPGDILGHEPMGVVEEVGPEVTSLAPGDRVVIPFNVSCSHCWMCERGLYSQCETTQVRERGTGASLFGYTKLYGQVPGGQAEYMRVPFGNDLPIKVPHGPSDDRFVYLSDVLPTAWQAVEYAAVPPGGSVTVFGLGPIGAMAARIALHRGAGLVVGVDLVPERLDRVSSYGATCLDVRRYGKNIGDAIRDLTQGRGTDAVIDAVGMEAHGSPLAKAAHTAVGYLPDAIGQRLMENAGIDRLAALHAAIDAVRRGGTVSVSGVYGGSVDPMPMLTLFDKQIQLRMGQANVRRWVDDLLPLLVDDDPLGVDTFATHHLPLEEGPQAYETFQKKADGMIKTLLVP, encoded by the coding sequence ATGCGCGCACTGACCTATCAGGGGAAGCGGGACGTGCGGGTCGAGACAGTGCCCGACCCGAAGATCCAGGATCCCACCGACATCATCGTGAAGATCACCTCCACCGGGATCTGCGGCTCCGATCTGCACCTGTACGAAGTACTCGGCCCCTACCTCGACCCCGGTGACATCCTCGGACACGAACCGATGGGCGTGGTGGAGGAGGTCGGTCCTGAGGTCACCTCCCTCGCGCCGGGTGACCGTGTCGTCATCCCCTTCAACGTGTCCTGCAGCCACTGCTGGATGTGCGAGAGGGGGCTGTACTCCCAGTGCGAGACCACCCAGGTGCGTGAGCGGGGCACGGGGGCGTCCCTGTTCGGGTACACCAAGCTGTACGGACAGGTTCCCGGCGGCCAGGCCGAGTACATGCGCGTGCCCTTCGGCAACGATCTGCCGATCAAGGTCCCGCACGGCCCGTCGGACGACCGGTTCGTCTACCTGTCCGACGTACTGCCGACGGCATGGCAGGCGGTGGAGTACGCGGCCGTTCCGCCGGGCGGCAGTGTCACCGTGTTCGGTCTCGGACCGATCGGGGCGATGGCCGCGAGGATCGCGCTCCACCGGGGCGCGGGCCTGGTCGTAGGCGTGGACCTCGTCCCCGAGCGTCTCGACCGGGTGAGCTCGTACGGAGCCACGTGTCTGGACGTTCGGCGGTACGGAAAGAACATCGGCGACGCCATCAGGGACCTCACCCAGGGGCGCGGCACGGATGCGGTGATCGACGCCGTCGGCATGGAGGCCCACGGCTCGCCGCTCGCGAAGGCGGCACACACGGCCGTCGGCTACCTGCCCGATGCCATCGGGCAGCGATTGATGGAGAACGCCGGCATCGACCGCCTGGCGGCCCTGCACGCGGCGATCGACGCGGTGCGCAGGGGCGGCACCGTCTCCGTCTCCGGCGTGTACGGCGGGTCCGTCGACCCGATGCCGATGCTCACACTGTTCGACAAGCAGATCCAGCTGCGTATGGGCCAGGCCAACGTCAGGCGCTGGGTCGACGACCTGCTGCCCCTGCTCGTGGACGACGACCCGTTGGGCGTGGACACCTTCGCCACCCACCACCTGCCGCTCGAAGAGGGTCCGCAGGCGTACGAGACGTTCCAGAAGAAGGCCGACGGCATGATCAAGACCCTGCTCGTCCCCTGA
- a CDS encoding SRPBCC family protein — protein sequence MAVRHRLIKRSPEDVWEVLSDPERYGDWVVGTSRAEHDEGQWPRVGAALRYEIKVGPLTLHNRTVVRRSEPTAVLELEADSGPLGTARIAMELRPWGRHTLLIFDEHPLRGPGGALHNGLLDVAQQVRHRAMLGRLARVCEDAGSSSAGADAGRLRQHGT from the coding sequence ATGGCCGTACGACACCGCCTCATCAAGAGATCGCCCGAGGACGTCTGGGAGGTGCTCTCCGATCCCGAACGCTACGGGGACTGGGTCGTCGGTACGTCCCGGGCCGAGCACGACGAGGGGCAGTGGCCCCGAGTGGGGGCGGCCCTCCGCTACGAGATCAAGGTCGGACCGCTGACCCTGCACAACCGGACCGTCGTGCGCCGCAGCGAACCGACGGCCGTCCTCGAACTGGAGGCGGACAGCGGACCGCTGGGAACGGCCAGGATCGCGATGGAACTGCGGCCCTGGGGACGCCACACTCTGCTCATCTTCGACGAGCACCCGCTGCGCGGTCCCGGGGGCGCCCTGCACAACGGCCTCCTGGACGTGGCACAACAGGTGCGGCACCGCGCGATGCTCGGGCGGCTCGCCCGGGTGTGCGAGGACGCCGGGAGCAGCTCGGCCGGTGCCGACGCCGGGCGCCTGCGGCAGCACGGCACCTGA
- a CDS encoding NAD(P)/FAD-dependent oxidoreductase encodes MPDAVVIGSGPNGLVAANLLADAGWSVEVLEAQDEPGGAVRHDRGVDPDFASDLFSSFYPLAAASPVLAGLHLEREGLGWSHAPKVLAHPLLDGRCAVLSRDPDETATSLETFAPGDGAAWRELREVWETLRPDILDALFTPFPPLRSGARLALRLRAAGGLRLARTMVLPVRRLGEEEFRGEGGRLLLAGNALHADLSPESAGSGGFGWLMSMLGQTYGFPVPTGGSGALTGALVRRLARRGGTVRCGEQVTEVVVRGGRAVGVRTRSGEEVPARRAVLADVSAPALYGSLVAEQHLPGRLLSDLKRFQWDFATFKVDWALNGPVPWTCPEAAHAGTVHLAEGVDALTRFAAQIAMGRVPDRPFALFGQMTTTDPCRSPRGTESAWAYTHVPHRVRGDAGDEGLSGAWDAREQELMADRVEVQVERYAPGFRGLIRARRVLAPPTLESMDANLHGGAINGGTTAMHQQLVFRPSPGTGRPETALPGLYLASASAHPGGGVHGAPGANAARAALRGQRTGALSLLQNRLTHRDREGRRL; translated from the coding sequence ATGCCGGACGCCGTAGTGATCGGGTCGGGACCCAACGGGCTGGTGGCCGCGAACCTCCTGGCCGATGCGGGCTGGAGCGTGGAGGTCCTGGAGGCCCAGGACGAGCCGGGGGGCGCGGTCCGGCACGACCGCGGAGTCGACCCGGACTTCGCGAGCGACCTCTTCAGCTCCTTCTACCCCCTCGCTGCCGCGTCCCCCGTCCTGGCCGGTCTGCATCTGGAACGGGAGGGCCTGGGCTGGAGCCACGCGCCGAAGGTACTCGCCCACCCCCTGCTGGACGGCCGCTGCGCGGTTCTCAGCCGTGACCCCGACGAGACCGCCACCAGCCTGGAGACGTTCGCTCCCGGGGACGGGGCGGCGTGGAGGGAGCTGCGGGAGGTCTGGGAGACGCTGCGGCCCGACATCCTCGACGCCTTGTTCACGCCCTTCCCTCCGCTCCGCTCCGGGGCGCGGCTGGCGCTGCGGCTGCGCGCCGCCGGTGGGCTGCGGCTGGCCAGGACGATGGTGCTGCCGGTGCGGCGGCTGGGCGAGGAGGAGTTCCGGGGTGAGGGCGGCAGGCTCCTGCTCGCGGGCAATGCCCTGCACGCGGACCTCTCCCCGGAGTCGGCGGGCAGCGGGGGCTTCGGCTGGCTCATGTCCATGCTCGGGCAGACCTACGGCTTCCCCGTGCCCACGGGTGGCTCCGGGGCACTCACCGGCGCGCTCGTCCGCCGTCTGGCACGCCGCGGCGGCACCGTCCGCTGCGGGGAACAGGTCACCGAGGTCGTCGTCCGCGGCGGGCGGGCCGTCGGCGTCCGCACGAGGAGCGGCGAGGAGGTACCTGCCCGCAGGGCGGTCCTGGCCGATGTGTCGGCACCGGCCCTCTACGGCTCCCTGGTGGCCGAACAGCACCTGCCCGGACGGCTGCTCAGCGACCTGAAACGCTTCCAGTGGGACTTCGCCACGTTCAAGGTCGACTGGGCACTGAACGGCCCGGTGCCCTGGACCTGCCCGGAGGCCGCACACGCCGGGACCGTGCATCTGGCGGAAGGCGTGGACGCCCTCACCCGTTTCGCGGCGCAGATCGCCATGGGCCGTGTCCCCGACCGGCCCTTCGCCCTCTTCGGCCAGATGACCACGACCGACCCCTGCCGCTCGCCCCGGGGCACCGAGTCCGCGTGGGCCTACACGCACGTACCGCACCGCGTCCGGGGGGACGCCGGGGACGAGGGGCTGTCCGGTGCGTGGGACGCGCGGGAGCAGGAGCTCATGGCCGACCGCGTCGAGGTCCAGGTCGAGCGCTATGCCCCCGGATTCCGCGGCCTCATCAGGGCGCGGCGCGTCCTCGCCCCGCCCACGCTGGAGAGCATGGACGCCAACCTCCACGGTGGCGCCATCAACGGCGGTACCACCGCCATGCACCAGCAACTGGTCTTCCGCCCCTCCCCGGGCACCGGCCGGCCGGAGACCGCCCTCCCCGGCCTCTACCTCGCATCCGCCTCCGCGCACCCGGGGGGAGGAGTCCACGGGGCGCCCGGGGCCAACGCGGCGAGAGCGGCCCTGCGGGGGCAGCGCACCGGCGCCCTGTCCCTGCTCCAGAACCGGCTCACCCACCGTGACCGCGAGGGACGGCGGCTCTGA
- a CDS encoding cold shock domain-containing protein, whose translation MAEGTVQVFSAEKGYGYIRPSAGGPEIIVHFSAIIEACPVGLTAGQTVSFDVVQRRRGPEAERVKVAARLSADRGGR comes from the coding sequence ATGGCCGAGGGCACAGTGCAGGTGTTCAGTGCTGAGAAGGGCTACGGATACATCCGTCCCAGTGCGGGCGGGCCTGAGATCATCGTGCATTTCTCCGCGATCATCGAGGCGTGTCCCGTGGGGCTCACGGCGGGACAGACGGTGAGCTTCGACGTCGTCCAGCGTCGGCGCGGGCCCGAAGCCGAACGGGTGAAGGTCGCGGCCCGGCTGAGCGCGGACCGAGGAGGGCGCTGA
- a CDS encoding DUF3140 domain-containing protein, with the protein MSEESESSRKEAADEFGEAVNMTSGRLEAWLATDDSKSVGQSEGDGESVGHASGRRIVELLDKNRADLSDDDIAHMRKVVSYVHRHLGQRPEGDVTDTRWRYSLMNWGHDPQK; encoded by the coding sequence GTGAGCGAAGAGAGCGAGTCCAGCCGGAAAGAGGCTGCCGACGAGTTCGGTGAGGCGGTCAACATGACGTCCGGGCGGCTGGAAGCATGGCTGGCCACAGACGATTCCAAGAGCGTGGGCCAGTCCGAAGGGGACGGCGAATCGGTGGGGCACGCCTCCGGCAGGCGCATCGTCGAGCTGCTCGACAAGAACAGGGCCGACCTCTCCGACGACGACATCGCTCATATGCGAAAAGTCGTCAGCTACGTGCACCGGCACCTCGGGCAGCGCCCCGAAGGTGATGTGACGGACACGCGGTGGCGATATTCCCTCATGAACTGGGGGCACGATCCGCAGAAGTGA
- a CDS encoding DUF2945 domain-containing protein gives MAEEKKLKKGDSVSWQSHGHSVQGKVKRKITKRTEAAGRTVDASKDEPQYEVESDETGRRAVHSPDSLRKKGTSS, from the coding sequence ATGGCCGAAGAAAAGAAACTGAAAAAGGGCGACAGCGTCTCCTGGCAGAGTCACGGGCATTCCGTGCAGGGGAAGGTGAAGCGGAAGATCACGAAACGAACCGAAGCGGCCGGGCGTACGGTTGACGCCTCGAAGGACGAACCGCAGTACGAGGTCGAGAGCGACGAGACCGGTCGTCGGGCGGTGCACAGTCCGGATTCGCTGCGCAAGAAGGGCACCTCGTCGTGA
- a CDS encoding TIGR03842 family LLM class F420-dependent oxidoreductase has translation MDFGLVLQTDPPASAVVGLMRRAERNGFRYGWTFDSTVLWQEPFVIYSRILEHTDRMIVGPMVTNPGTRTWEVTASTFATLNEMYGNRTVCGIGRGDSAMRVAGRRPNTLARLGEAIEVIRDLAEGREAVVDGQPVRIPWVKDGRLPVWMGAYGPKALALAGEKADGFILQLADPYLTEWMVKAVRDAAAAAGRDPDSVTVCVAAPAYVGEDLDHAREQCRWFGGMVGNHVADLVSRYGEHSGLVPEALTAYIAGRSGYDYSHHGRTGNPDTAFVPDEIVDRFCLLGPADAHIEKLQVLRELGVDQFAVYNMHDAREATIDAYGSTIIPALSA, from the coding sequence ATGGATTTCGGACTCGTCCTCCAGACCGATCCGCCCGCCTCGGCCGTCGTCGGACTCATGCGCCGCGCGGAACGTAACGGCTTCCGCTACGGCTGGACCTTCGACTCGACCGTGCTGTGGCAGGAACCCTTCGTCATCTACAGCCGGATCCTGGAGCACACCGACCGGATGATCGTCGGGCCGATGGTGACGAACCCGGGGACCCGCACCTGGGAGGTCACGGCCTCCACGTTCGCCACGCTCAACGAGATGTACGGAAACCGCACCGTCTGCGGCATCGGGCGCGGCGACTCCGCGATGAGAGTGGCGGGCCGCAGACCGAACACCCTGGCCAGACTGGGTGAGGCCATCGAGGTGATCAGGGACCTCGCCGAAGGGCGCGAGGCCGTCGTCGACGGACAGCCGGTCCGGATCCCATGGGTGAAGGACGGCAGACTGCCCGTCTGGATGGGTGCGTACGGGCCCAAGGCCCTCGCCCTGGCGGGGGAGAAGGCGGACGGCTTCATCCTCCAGCTGGCCGACCCCTACCTCACCGAATGGATGGTGAAGGCGGTACGCGACGCGGCCGCCGCGGCCGGCCGCGACCCGGATTCCGTCACCGTCTGCGTCGCGGCACCCGCCTATGTGGGCGAGGACCTGGACCACGCGCGGGAGCAGTGCCGCTGGTTCGGCGGCATGGTCGGCAACCATGTCGCCGATCTCGTCTCCCGTTACGGCGAGCACTCCGGTCTCGTGCCCGAGGCGCTCACGGCGTACATCGCCGGACGCTCCGGATACGACTACAGCCACCACGGCCGCACCGGGAACCCCGACACCGCCTTCGTCCCCGACGAGATCGTGGACCGGTTCTGCCTGCTGGGCCCCGCCGACGCCCACATCGAGAAGCTTCAGGTCCTGCGTGAGCTGGGCGTCGACCAGTTCGCCGTCTACAACATGCACGACGCCCGGGAGGCGACCATCGACGCCTACGGCTCCACGATCATCCCCGCGCTGTCCGCCTGA
- a CDS encoding alpha/beta hydrolase → MGTVATVDGTEIYYKDWGPRDARPIVFHHGWPLSADDWDSQMLFFLAQGYRVIAHDRRGHGRSTQSAAGHDMDTYAADVSVLAEALDLRQAVHIGHSTGGGEVARYVARAEPGRVAKAVLVSAVPPVMVKSASNPGGLPIEVFDGLRASLAANRAQFYIDLPSGPFYGFNRPGAQVSQGLIDNWWRQGMRGAANAHYECIKAFSETDFTEDLKRIEVPVLVAHGTDDQIVPYEDAGPLSAKLLPNGRLKSYEGYPHGMLSTHPDVINPDLLAFVKE, encoded by the coding sequence ATGGGCACGGTCGCCACGGTTGACGGCACGGAGATCTACTACAAGGACTGGGGCCCTCGTGACGCCCGGCCGATCGTGTTCCACCACGGATGGCCGCTCAGCGCGGACGACTGGGACAGCCAGATGCTGTTCTTCCTCGCTCAGGGCTATCGCGTGATCGCCCACGACCGGCGCGGCCACGGGCGCTCCACCCAGAGCGCGGCCGGGCACGACATGGACACCTACGCCGCGGACGTGTCCGTACTGGCCGAGGCGCTCGACCTGCGGCAGGCCGTGCACATCGGCCATTCCACCGGCGGCGGCGAGGTCGCCCGCTACGTCGCACGGGCCGAGCCGGGCCGGGTGGCGAAGGCGGTCCTCGTCAGCGCCGTGCCACCGGTCATGGTGAAGTCCGCGTCGAATCCGGGCGGGCTGCCGATCGAGGTGTTCGACGGGCTCCGCGCCTCCCTGGCGGCCAATCGCGCCCAGTTCTACATCGACCTGCCGTCGGGCCCGTTCTACGGGTTCAACCGCCCCGGTGCCCAGGTGTCGCAGGGACTGATCGACAACTGGTGGAGGCAGGGAATGCGGGGCGCGGCCAACGCCCACTACGAGTGCATCAAGGCCTTCTCGGAGACCGACTTCACCGAGGACCTCAAGAGGATCGAGGTGCCGGTCCTGGTCGCCCACGGCACCGACGACCAGATCGTTCCCTACGAGGACGCCGGCCCGCTGTCCGCGAAGCTCCTGCCGAACGGCAGGCTCAAGAGCTACGAGGGCTATCCCCACGGGATGCTCTCGACACATCCGGACGTCATCAATCCCGACCTCCTGGCCTTCGTGAAGGAGTAG
- the hydA gene encoding dihydropyrimidinase, producing MSRTVIHGGLVVTASDEIHADVLIEGGRIAALAAHGTDAAASWSAERRIDATGMYVVPGGVDAHTHMEMPFGGTYAADTFETGTRAAAWGGTTTIVDFAIQTMGRSLREGLDTWHAKADGNCAVDYAFHMILSDVNESSLKEMDRLVAEGITSFKLFMAYPGVFYSDDGRILRAMQRASGNGGLIMMHAENGIAIDVLVEQALAGGRTDPRHHGDVRKVALEAEATHRAIQLARVAGAPLYVVHVSADEAVAEIASARHKGLPVFGETCPQYLFLSTDNLAEPGFEGAKYVCSTPLRPREHQEALWRGLRNNELQVVSTDHCPFCFSGQKEMGRDDFSKIPNGMPGVENRMDLLHQAVVDGHISRRRWIEIACASPARMFGLYPKKGTIAPGADADVVVYDPGAEQTISAGTHHMNVDYSAYEGKRVTGQVKTVLSRGEPVIEDRAFVGHAGHGTYLPRGTCQYL from the coding sequence ATGAGCCGCACCGTCATCCACGGCGGCCTCGTCGTCACCGCGTCCGACGAGATCCACGCCGACGTTCTCATCGAGGGCGGACGCATCGCAGCCCTCGCCGCCCACGGCACCGACGCCGCGGCGAGCTGGAGTGCCGAACGCAGGATCGACGCCACGGGGATGTACGTCGTCCCGGGGGGTGTCGACGCGCACACGCACATGGAGATGCCCTTCGGCGGGACCTACGCCGCCGACACCTTCGAGACGGGCACCCGGGCCGCGGCATGGGGTGGTACCACCACGATCGTCGACTTCGCCATCCAGACCATGGGGCGTTCCCTGCGGGAGGGGCTCGACACCTGGCACGCGAAGGCGGACGGCAACTGCGCCGTCGACTACGCCTTCCACATGATCCTCTCGGACGTGAACGAGTCCTCGCTCAAGGAGATGGACCGCCTCGTCGCCGAAGGGATCACCTCGTTCAAACTCTTCATGGCCTACCCGGGCGTCTTCTACAGCGACGACGGCCGGATCCTCCGCGCGATGCAACGGGCCTCCGGCAACGGCGGCCTGATCATGATGCATGCCGAGAACGGCATCGCCATCGACGTCCTGGTCGAGCAGGCCCTCGCCGGGGGGCGTACCGACCCCCGCCACCACGGCGACGTCCGCAAGGTGGCGCTGGAGGCGGAGGCCACGCACCGCGCGATCCAGCTCGCCCGGGTCGCCGGAGCGCCGCTGTACGTCGTCCACGTCTCCGCCGACGAGGCCGTCGCCGAGATCGCGTCCGCCCGCCACAAAGGGCTCCCGGTCTTCGGCGAGACCTGCCCGCAGTACCTCTTCCTCTCCACGGACAATCTGGCCGAGCCCGGCTTCGAGGGCGCGAAGTACGTCTGCTCGACCCCGCTGCGGCCCCGGGAGCACCAGGAGGCGCTCTGGCGCGGTCTGCGGAACAACGAGCTCCAGGTCGTCTCGACCGACCACTGCCCCTTCTGCTTCTCGGGCCAGAAGGAGATGGGCAGGGACGACTTCTCGAAGATCCCCAACGGCATGCCGGGCGTGGAGAACCGGATGGACCTCCTCCACCAGGCCGTCGTGGACGGTCACATCTCGCGCCGGCGCTGGATCGAGATCGCCTGCGCGTCCCCGGCCAGGATGTTCGGGCTCTACCCCAAGAAGGGCACCATCGCACCGGGTGCCGACGCGGACGTCGTCGTCTACGACCCCGGGGCGGAGCAGACCATCTCCGCCGGGACGCACCACATGAACGTCGACTACTCCGCCTACGAGGGCAAGCGCGTGACGGGGCAGGTCAAGACGGTGCTGTCGCGGGGCGAACCGGTCATCGAGGACCGCGCGTTCGTGGGTCACGCGGGCCACGGGACCTACCTGCCGCGGGGGACCTGCCAGTACCTGTGA
- a CDS encoding aspartate aminotransferase family protein: MTGLYERHLAVSPEWLALYYRHPLELTHGEGRHVWDADGNRYLDFFGGILTTMTAHALPEVTKAVSEQAGRLIHSSTLYLNRPMVELAERVAALSGIPDARVFFTTSGTEANDAALLLATAHRSSNQILAMRNSYHGRSFSAVSVTGNRSWSTTSLSPLQTLYVHGGVRTRGPYAELSDERFIKACVADLEDLLGHTRGVAALIAEPVQGVGGFTAPPDGLYAAFREVLDRHGILWISDEVQTGWGRTGDHFWGWQAHASSGPPDILTFAKGIGNGMSIGGVVARADVMNCLDANSISTFGGSPVTMAAGLANLSYLLEHDLQGNARRVGGLLIERLRAVGAGSPAVREVRGRGLMIGIELVKPGTDEADPEAAAAVLEAARAGGLLIGKGGGHNTSVLRIAPPLSLTVTEAEEGAEILGEALHAAT; this comes from the coding sequence GTGACGGGACTGTACGAGCGGCACCTGGCCGTCAGCCCCGAGTGGCTGGCGCTCTACTACCGGCACCCCCTCGAACTCACCCATGGTGAGGGACGCCACGTCTGGGACGCGGACGGCAACCGGTACCTCGACTTCTTCGGCGGCATCCTCACCACGATGACCGCGCACGCCCTGCCCGAGGTGACCAAGGCCGTCTCGGAACAGGCCGGCCGCCTCATCCACTCCTCGACGCTCTACCTCAACCGCCCCATGGTCGAGCTCGCGGAGCGGGTCGCCGCCCTCTCCGGCATCCCCGACGCCCGCGTCTTCTTCACCACTTCGGGCACGGAGGCCAACGACGCGGCCCTGCTGCTGGCCACCGCCCACCGCTCGTCCAACCAGATCCTGGCCATGCGCAACAGCTACCACGGCAGGTCGTTCTCGGCCGTGTCCGTCACCGGCAACAGGTCCTGGTCCACCACCAGCCTGTCACCCCTGCAGACGCTGTACGTCCATGGCGGAGTCCGCACCCGGGGACCGTACGCCGAGCTGAGCGACGAACGGTTCATCAAGGCCTGTGTGGCCGATCTGGAGGACCTGCTCGGGCACACCAGGGGAGTCGCGGCGCTGATCGCCGAACCCGTCCAGGGGGTAGGCGGGTTCACCGCACCGCCCGACGGGCTGTACGCGGCGTTCCGCGAGGTCCTGGACCGGCACGGCATCCTGTGGATCTCCGACGAGGTGCAGACGGGCTGGGGGCGTACGGGCGACCACTTCTGGGGCTGGCAGGCCCATGCCTCGAGCGGGCCGCCGGACATCCTCACCTTCGCCAAGGGCATCGGCAACGGCATGTCCATCGGCGGAGTCGTCGCCCGCGCGGACGTCATGAACTGCCTCGACGCCAACTCCATCTCGACGTTCGGGGGTTCACCGGTCACCATGGCGGCCGGGCTCGCCAACCTCTCCTACCTGCTGGAGCACGACCTCCAGGGCAACGCCCGGCGGGTCGGCGGCCTGCTCATCGAGAGGCTGCGGGCCGTCGGCGCCGGCTCGCCGGCGGTACGGGAGGTACGTGGCCGGGGGCTCATGATCGGCATCGAGCTGGTGAAGCCCGGCACCGACGAGGCCGATCCGGAGGCCGCGGCCGCCGTGCTCGAAGCGGCCCGCGCCGGCGGGCTGCTGATCGGCAAGGGCGGCGGCCACAACACCAGCGTGCTGCGGATCGCGCCACCGCTGTCGCTGACCGTCACCGAGGCCGAGGAGGGCGCGGAGATCCTGGGCGAGGCGCTGCACGCGGCAACCTGA
- a CDS encoding nitrilase-related carbon-nitrogen hydrolase, with protein sequence MSHVVRAALVQATWTGDTESMIAKHEEHAREAARQGARIIGFQEVFNAPYFCQVQEPEHYRWAEPVPDGPTVRRMRDLARETGMVVVVPVFELEQSGFYYNTAAVIDADGSYLGKYRKHHIPQVKGFWEKYYFKPGNAGWPVFDTAVGKVGVYICYDRHFPEGWRQLGLNGAQLVYNPSATSRGLSSYLWQLEQPASAVANEYFVAAINRVGQEEYGDNDFYGTSYFVDPRGQFVGDVASDKEEELLVRDLDFGLIEEVRQQWAFYRDRRPDAYEGLVEP encoded by the coding sequence ATGTCCCACGTCGTACGCGCCGCACTCGTCCAGGCGACCTGGACCGGCGACACCGAATCCATGATCGCCAAACATGAGGAACACGCTCGCGAGGCGGCCCGGCAGGGCGCGCGGATCATCGGATTCCAGGAGGTGTTCAACGCCCCCTACTTCTGCCAGGTCCAGGAGCCCGAGCACTACCGCTGGGCCGAACCCGTCCCGGACGGGCCGACGGTCCGGCGCATGAGGGACCTGGCCCGCGAGACGGGCATGGTCGTCGTCGTGCCGGTCTTCGAACTCGAGCAGTCCGGCTTCTACTACAACACCGCTGCGGTGATCGACGCCGACGGCTCGTACCTCGGCAAGTACCGCAAGCACCACATCCCGCAGGTCAAGGGCTTCTGGGAGAAGTACTACTTCAAGCCGGGGAACGCCGGCTGGCCGGTCTTCGACACCGCCGTCGGCAAGGTCGGCGTCTACATCTGCTACGACCGCCACTTCCCCGAAGGCTGGCGTCAACTAGGGCTTAACGGAGCCCAGTTGGTGTACAACCCGTCCGCCACCTCCCGGGGGCTCTCCAGTTACCTGTGGCAGCTGGAACAGCCCGCCTCCGCCGTCGCCAACGAGTACTTCGTCGCCGCGATCAACCGCGTCGGACAGGAGGAGTACGGCGACAACGACTTCTACGGCACGAGCTACTTCGTCGACCCGCGGGGGCAGTTCGTCGGTGACGTCGCCAGCGACAAGGAGGAGGAACTCCTCGTCCGTGACCTCGACTTCGGGCTGATCGAGGAGGTCCGTCAGCAATGGGCGTTCTACCGGGACCGCAGGCCGGACGCGTACGAAGGGCTGGTGGAGCCGTGA
- a CDS encoding PPOX class F420-dependent oxidoreductase, with protein sequence MTLQDFARSEYVSLTTYRKDGTPVATPVWAAADGDVLYVWTRSDSWKVKRLRNDSRVRVTVCDARGRIAEGAPSAEGTARLLHGDAMAGVRKVLTRKYSWKFWLVDVPATLVRLGKRPHTGIAVTF encoded by the coding sequence GTGACTCTCCAGGACTTCGCCCGCAGCGAGTACGTCAGCCTCACCACGTACCGGAAGGACGGCACGCCGGTGGCCACGCCCGTCTGGGCGGCGGCGGACGGCGACGTCCTCTACGTCTGGACCCGCTCGGACTCGTGGAAGGTCAAGCGGCTGCGCAACGACAGCCGCGTACGCGTCACCGTCTGCGACGCCCGCGGCCGGATCGCCGAGGGCGCCCCGAGCGCCGAGGGCACGGCCAGGCTGCTCCACGGGGACGCGATGGCGGGGGTACGCAAGGTGCTCACCCGCAAGTACAGCTGGAAGTTCTGGCTCGTGGACGTACCCGCCACACTCGTACGGCTCGGCAAGCGGCCCCACACGGGGATCGCAGTCACCTTCTGA